The window GCGGTCGCGGTCGAACGTCCACTCGCCGAGCCACTCGTTCGTTCCCACCTCGATCGCGACGAGCGCGGCCGCCTCCGCCTCCGACCGATGAACGACGAACCATGTGCGCTCGTAGTCGACTTCGTACCCGCCGTGGAGTTTCAGCCCCGCCTCGCGGGGAGGAACCCAGTCCGGGACGCCGTAGACGTGGATGTCGGCCGTCGACTCCCCAAGTTTTCGATACACGTTCGCGGTCCCGCGCTCGTCGTGGATCCGGGAGAGCCGCTGGAACGACGCGCGGTGCGTTCCGCCGTACTCGTGTGAGAGCCGCTCGACGTATCGCGAGATGAGAATGAGCGGGAGCTTCTCCGAGTTCGACTCGGGAAAGCCCCTGACGTGAAACGTCGTGTCCGCGAGCCGGCGAATGACGTCCGGCAGTTCGATCTGATCTATGTCGACGGCCCCGGTGATGTACAGGTCGGAGTTGACGTGTAAGATCGTGGACTCAAGCCTGGACAACGGCGATTCGGCGACGATCTCACCGTCCTTGAAGAGTACGACGCGGTCGCACTCGGGAGATTCTTGGGAGCCGAACAGGTCGGCGTCGTCGCCGGTGAGTTCGCCTCCGTCGTCTGTCTGGACCGGGTCGGTGACGACCGTGACCGGCTGCCGCTCGAACAGGGACCGAACCATCCGCTCCGTCGGTTTCGGTCGCGTGTTCCCGATGACGGCCAGCGAGAACGATTTCGTCGGGTCGGTGTTGACGAAGTCGACGAAATGTGAGTCCGCTGGGAGCGACATGTTTGCCTACCGGTACGTCGTCCATGCCCTTGAGGCTGACCCGCCGTCGTCGCTCCGCGTTCGTCCCGGTGGCCGCCGACACGTTCGTTGCGGCCGCGTCGCGGCTTCCGCAGTTTTCAAGCCCGCGCGCCGTGAGGTTTCGACAATGACACGCACAGTCTGGGTAAAAGCCGACGGGAGCGTCGGCGACTGGGAGGCGCGGAAGCGACGAATCACGGCCGCTATCGAGGCCGGCGCGGACTGGGTCCTCGTCGACGAGGGCGACGTGGGACGCGTCCGCGAACTCGGAGACGTGAACGTCGCCGCGTTCCGCTCCGAGGCGGACGTCATCGACGACGCCGAGAGCGACGCGGAGGCGGACGCCTACTTCGTCGGCAAGGGCGGCGAGGGCGACGGGACGATCGACCTTCCCGACGACTTCGCCGGCTCCGCCGACCTCTCCACCATCCGCCGCCGTGACGACCGCGCGCAGGGCGCGTACGTCCGGGTGCTCGGCACGGAGTACGAGGCGTTCGCCGAGGCGGCCGCCGAAGACGCGGAGTTCACCGTGATCGTCGGCGAGGACTGGTCTATCATCCCGCTCGAAAATCTGATCGCCCGCGTCGGCGAGGAAACGCACCTCGTCGCGGGCGCGACGACCGCAGCCGAGGCGAAGACCGCCTTCGAGACGCTTGAGATCGGTGCCGACGGCGTCCTCCTTGACGCCGACTCGCCCGACGAGATCCGCGGCGCGGTCGACGCCCGCGACGCCGCCGACCGCGAGACGCTCGACCTCCGACACGCGGAGGTGACGGCGATCGAGCAGACCGGGATGGCGGATCGCGTCTGCATCGACACCGGCTCGCTGATGGACGACGACGAAGGGATGTTGATCGGGTCGATGTCGCGCGGGCTCTTCTTCGTTCACGCCGAGACCGCGGAGTCGCCGTACGTCGAGTCGCGGCCGTTCCGCGTGAACGCCGGTGCTGTCCACGCGTACGTCCGCAACCCCGAGGGCGGGACGAACTACCTCGCCGAGCTGTCGAGCGGCGACGAGGTGCAAGTCGTCGACACCGACGGCCACACCCGCGAGGCGATCGTCGGCCGCGTAAAAATCGAGAAGCGGCCGATGTTCCGGCTCCAGGCCGAAGTCGAGACCGACGACGGCGTCGATCGCGTGGAGACGCTCATCCAGAACGCCGAGACGGTGAAAGTCGCGACCGCGGAGGGCAAGACGGCGGTCACCGACCTCGAAGCCGGTGACGAGGTGCTCGTCTACTACGAGGACGTGGCACGCCACTTCGGTGAGGCCGTCGAGGAGAGTATCATCGAGAAGTGACGTGCGCTGCGGCAGACACGTCGGGGTCGTCACTACCCGCATCGCCACTACCCGCATCGCCACCACTCGCATCGTCACTACCCGCATCGCGGCGAGCCGAGCGGAAACGACCGTGTCGACCATAACGAATTTTGTTCGCTCCCGTGATCTGCCGACATGGCAGTCGCGAACGAGCGTCATCGCGTCACGGAACAGGGGCTCGTCGACCGCATCTGCCACCTCGCCGACGCCGCGAACCCGGCGTTCGCGGCCGGATGTCTCCTCGTCCCGCTCGTCGTCCTCGCAGTGAGCGTGCTCGCGTCGAGCACCACGCTGCTGTTTTACACCCACGTCGCCGCGGGCGCGGTGTGGTTCGGGTTCGCGCTCATCTTCCCCGCGATCATCGGGCCGACCCTCGGCGGGCTGAGCGAGGAAGCCTCGGCCGCGGTGACGGGGACGCTCGTCCCCAAGGCGGTCTTCTTTCTAGTCGGCTTCTCCTTCACCACGGTGCTTTCGGGGACCGTACTGCTGACGGACGGTCTCGGGCTCGGCTACGGCTTCTCCGGGGCGTGGTCGTCGGCCGCGCTCGGCGTGGGGTGGGGGATTTTCGCCTTCGGGCTCGCGGTCCCGCACCGACTCCACCTCAGCGCGTACTACGAGACGCAGTCGCCGAACCCGGATCCCTCGCGGATCGAATCGGTCGAGAAGAAGACCCTCGTCGTCGGGCTGTTCGAGGCGGCCGTGATGCTCGCGCTCATCGCCCTGATGACGGGGTTCCGGCTGGGGATTTAATTGCCCGAGCGCGGACGGCAGATGAGATCGGCGAACCGCTTGATCACGCGATCTCGGACGCGAGCTTCGAGTTCTGATTCGTCGTCGGGATATTCGAATCGATCAGGTGTTCGCACGCGTGAACGAAGGCGGGATCGTCGATGGATCCACAGACGACGTGCGTCCCGTCGGCAGTGCAGATATACAGGTCGATGACGTCGTGGTTTCCGACTTCGAGGTAGTCGTAGGCCGTGAGCCACGCTCCGATAGCGAAGACGTAGACGAACCCGTGAATCAGCGCCTCAGTTCGAGTCGCGGGAAGCCCGTACCGATACATGTTGGCGGTAGGGGCGACCGTGAGAACGAGACCGAGGAGTACAGCGCACACGCCGAGGAATTTCATGTGGTGAAGCGTCGTGTTCCGTTCGAACCGGATCACGTCGACCTCCGTCAGCGGAACCGATGTCGGAGAGGCTTCGTCCGGGCGAGCGTACGTGAGACTCCCGTCGGACGCTGAGAACGTTCCCACGTCGTCCCTGTCGAGAACGTACTCGTCGATGTGGGCGTCCGTGCGGAATCCCTCGATCGACTTCCCGAGTTCTTCGCTCATTCGATCGCTCGCGTCCTCGTGTGCCGGCTGTCTTGGTGCGGTTCGATGTGAGTACACCCCGGAATCCGGCTGTCCCCCGTCGTGACGATACCGGCCCCTCGGCCGCTCATACCCCGTACAGCTCGCCGTACTTCTTCTCGACGTAGTCGGTGAACGCGTCCGCGGAGAGCTCCTCGCCGGTCGCTCGCTCCACGAGCTCGTTCGTCTCGTAGCGCGCGCCGTGTCGGTGGACGTTCGCTGCGAGCCACTCCTGGAGGTCGTCGAACTCGCCGTCTGCGGTCTTCGCGTCGAGGTCGTCGATCTCGCTTTCTGCGGCCGCGTACAGCTGGGCGGCCATCACGGAGCCGAGCGAGTACGTCGGGAAGTAACCGAAGTTACCGTGGCTCCAGTGGATGTCCTGCAGACAGCCCTCGGCGTCGTTCTCGGGTCGGATCCCGAGATACTCCTCGTACTTGTCGTTCCACACTTCCGGCACGTCCTCGACCGCGAGGTCGCCGCGGACCAGGTCGCGTTCGATCTCGAAGCGGACGACGATGTGGAGGTGGTAGGTCAACTCGTCGGCCTCGACGCGGATCAGGTTGTCCTCGTACACCTGGTTTACGGCCTCGTAAGCGTCCTCGACGGTCGCGTCTGCGGTCTCGGGGAACCGTTCGTGAAACGTCGGGAGGAACCGCTCCCAGAACGCGCGGCTCCGACCGACGTGGTTCTCCCAGAGGCGCGACTGCGACTCGTGGACCGAGAGGTCGCGGTCGTCGCCGAGCGGGGTGCCGAACTGCTCTTTCGGGAGGCCGAGCGCGTACTGCGCGTGGCCGTACTCGTGGATCGTCGACCCGATCGCTCCGAGCGGGTCCGACTCGTCGAACCGCGTCGTGATCCGGCAGTCGAACTGGTTGCCCGACGTGAACGGGTGCGAGGAGACGTCGAGTCGTCCTCGGTCGAAGTCGTAGCCGACCAGATCCAGCGCGTCGCGCGCGAGCGCCTCTTGGTCGTCCTCGGGGAACTGCCCTTCGAAAGTGTCGACGGCGAGGTCGGCGTCCGACTCTCGGATCGCGTCGATGAGCGGCACGAGCGTCTCGCGGAGTTCGTCCAAGATGGCCTCCGTGCGCTCCATCGAGAGGCACGGTTCGTACTCCTCGAACAGCACCGCGTAGGGGTCCCGGTCGGGGTCGATGTGCTCGGCGTACTCGCGTTTCAACTCGACGTGCCGTTGCAGGTGCGGTGCGAACCGATCGAAGTCGTCCTCGGCTTTCGCCGCCTCCCACGCCTGCAGCGCCTCGGTGCTCGCCTCGGAGATCTCCTCGACGAGTTCGCGCGGGACGGCGTCGGCGCGCTCGTACTCGCGCGAGACCTCGCGCACGACGGCCGCCTGCTTGTCGGAGAGGTCGGCGTCGGCGAGCCGGTCCAGAAGCTCACCGGTCTCCGCGTCCGTTATCATCTCGTGGCGGACTGACGAGAGCGCCGAGAGCTGTCTCGACCGGGCGGGTGTGCCGCCCTCGGGCATCATCACCTGCTGGTCCCAGCCGAGCACGCCGGCCGCGCTCCCGACCGCGTTCCAGCGTCGAACGCGGTCCAGGAGGGCGTCGTACGCGTCTGGCGCGTCGCTCGCGTCGTCTGCGGCGGCTTCCGTTGCCATACGACACGGATCGGCCGCGTCGCATAAGAAGTGACCGCCGACTGGCGTAGCAACGCCGGCGACGAGTGTGGCCGCGCCTCCGACACGCCCGACGACGGACCCGACGGATCGCCCCGTCGCGAGCGCGACCTATATCTCTCCGGGCGTCGAATCCCCGCCAACGAATGACCGACGACGACTTCATCGACCTCCGGTCCGACACCGTCACGCGACCCTCAGACGCGATGCGCGACGCGGCCGCAACCGCCGAGGTCGGCGACGACGTGTACCGAGACGATCCCACCGTCAACGAACTGGAGCGGCGCGCCGCCGAAGCGGTGGGCACCGAGGCGGCGCTTTTCGTCCCCTCGGGAACGATGGCCAACCAGATCGCCGTCCGCGTCCACACCGACCACGGACAGGAGCTGCTCCTCGACCGGGAGTCCCACATCTACCGGTGGGAACTCGCCGGCGCGGCGACGCTCTCGGGCGCCCAGACGCGGCCGGTTGACGCCGGCGCGCGCTGCGTCCCGACCGCAGACCGGGTGCGCGCGGAGACTGTCACGGAGGACCTCCACCGGCCCGGAACCGGTCTGCTCGCGCTCGAAAACACGCACAACTACCGCGGCGGGCGGGCGGTCCCCGTAGACCGGATCGACGCGGCGGCAGCGGCGGCACACGAAGGTGGCGTACCCGTCCACCTCGACGGCGCGCGCGTGTTCAACGCCGCGGTCGCGCTCGGCGTCGAGGCGAGCGAGATCGTCGCGCCCGTCGACAGCGTCACTTTCTGTCTCTCGAAGGGACTCGGTGCGCCCGTCGGGTCGATACTCGCGGGGGAAGCGGCGTTCATCGAGGAGGCCAGACGGGTCCGGAAGCTGTTCGGCGGCGGCATGCGGCAGGCCGGGATGATCGCCGCGCCGGGACTGCTCGCGTTGGAGAGCGTCGACCGCCTCGCCGACGACCACGCCAACGCCGAGCGACTGGCCGCGGGGGTGGACGCCATCGACGGCGTCGACGCCGCGGAGCCCGACACGAACATCGTCGTCGCCGACACCGAGAGGGCCGGGATCCCAGCGAGCGACCTCGTCGCGGCCTGCGAGGAGCGCGGCGTCGGGTGCGTCGAGTTCGACACGCACACCGCGCGGTTCACGACGCACCGCGACGTGGACGCCGCCGACGTCGATACCGCGGTCGAGCGTGTCGGCGACGTGATCGCAGATCTCACCGCGTAGGTCGCAGATCGTGACGGGAAGTTCGCGGATCACAACACGTTGTCCGCGGATCGTGACTGGTAGCCGTCCCGCCGCGGCTCACCGGCCGAACCCGTTTTCGGCGACGATCCGCCTCACGCCGACGTACCCGACCGCGGCGATACCCACGTACGCGGCGGCGAGCGCCGTGGTCGTCGCGTCCGCGCTGCCGATCGCGAGCCTAGCGACCGCGTTGGCCGGGCCGCCGGCCATGGCCGTCGCGCCGCCGAAGAGTCCGAGGACCCCGAGCGAGTAGAGGAACTGCGCGGCGCGGCGGTCGGGCGCGAGCGCCGAAATGGCGACCGCCAGCGCAACGACGAGCGTCGTGAGCGCGGTCATCAAGACGAGTATCGTGGGGACGTTGGCGACGGGCGTGCCGTTCGCGCGGAGCAGCAGCAGCCATAAAAGCGCCTGCGCTGGAGCGATGGCGACTGCCGCGAGCGCCTTTCCGTCGACGATCTCCCCCAGCGTCACGGGCGCGACGCGGAGGAGTTCGAGCGTCCCCTCGTCGATCTCCTCCGTGATCGAGTCGACGACGAGCGACCCCGAGATGAACACCGGCAGGAACACTAACACCGGGATCAACACGGTGTACGTGAACGTGAAGTACGGACTCGAACCGCTCTGTGCCGGCAGCGGAAGCGGCGACTCGGTGAGATGCGCGGCGCGGTCCCTGCGCTCGTCGAGCTCGTAGGCGCGTAGCACCTCGCGAAGCTGGACGACGAGGACGGTCGTCTCGACCGTGGCGTCCGGCGCGGTGACTCGTACCGCGATCCGGTCGCCGCCGCCGTCGCCCGCGTCGACCCGGTTCGCGACCACCACCGCGTCGGCGGCGTTGCGGTCGAACGCGCGCCTCGCGGCACCCGCGTCCGCGTACGTCGTGACGCCGACGCTTTCGACGTCGGCGGCGGCGCGTTCGAGTCCGTCGACCGCGTCGCCGCTCGCGGCCACCTCTATCTCCGCGGCGTCGAGCGCGCCGGGGTCGTACATTGAGACCAGTCCGACGACGAGGAACGACGAGAACGCCGCGATGAACAGCTGGATGCCGATCGCGAGCAGGATGGTCTTCTCCGCGCGCAGCCCCGCAAGCTCGCGGCCGGCGATCGTCAGGCGGCTATCCATGGACGCTCACCACCGCGAAGTTGTACGCCGCGTGAAGCAGCGTCGCCAGCGCAAGCGTCAGGACGTACCGCGTCCGGCCGCGGCTCGCGCCCACCGCGGTCACCGCCGTCGCGACGCCGTGGAGCGCGAGCGGCGCGAACGCCAGCGCGACCAGCACGGGCACGGACAGTCCCTCCAGCCCGGCGACGCCCCCGAAGGCGGCGCGGCCGACGTACAGCTCCGTGAGTCCAACGGCCTGCACGACGGCGGTGGCCTTCTCGGCGAGGAAGAAGCCGACGGCGGAGGCCGCGCCGACCGCGACGGCGACCCGGTCGGTTCGGGCGAAGACGCCGCGCTCGAACCCGGCGTAGAGGTGGACGCTCTTCGCGACTTCCTCGACGAAGGCGATCGTGACGAGCAACACAGGGATCGAGACGGTGATGGGCAGCGCAAAGAGCAGGGCGACGGCCATGAGTTCCGCGACGAACACGAAGGGGATCGCACAGGCGGTGAGAAGCGCCACCGGTGCGAGCGCGCGGAGGCGGCCCCGCGCTCCCGTCCCGCGCCCCCGGTGAGCGTCCCCGCCGACCGGCGCGAGCCGCACGGCGAGCGCGTCGAGGAACTTCCGACCGACCGGCTTCTGCGTGAACATGTCCTCCTCGCGGTAGACGCCGAGCCCGAGCGCGAACAGGAGTCCGGCCCCGATCGACATCGGCGTCGTCGCGAAGAGCACGTCGCCGGCGGAGACGGCCTCGCCCTGGAGGTCGAAGACGACGAGCGTGAGCGGCGACACGAGCGCGACCGGCGTGACGTTGGTGAAGATCGCGGGGACGAACGCGTAGGTCGTGAGCAGGACGCTCACGCCGACCGTGACGAACGTGAGCTCCTTGAACGACCGCGCGAACATCGCGCCGACGAACGTCGCCCCGAGGAACGCCAGCGCGACCGGGAACACGGCGACGACGGAGAGCGGACCCCCGCCGACCGCGAGGGCGATGAGCGTCGTGACCGCCGCCGCGAGTGCGACATACGGGAGGGTCTTGCCGGCGACGATTTCGACCGGCGACAGCGGCGTGACGAGGAGCGGCTCGCCGCGCCGGTTCGTCCGCTCGTCGAGGATGGAGGAGCCGTACGCCTGAATGAGGAAGTTCATGGGCACGAGGAAGACGAAGGCCAAGAGCAGCGAGACGAACGGGAACGGCGGGGAGATCGACCCCGGCGATCCGACCGTGGCGGCACCGAAGGTCCCGCCCGCGATGGAGGGGACCGCGAGGTCGCCGTCACCGCCGTCACCGCCGTCACCGCCGTCAGCGGCTGCGCCCGGCGCGTCGGATACCCCTCCGCCTGCCGTCCCGTCGTCGGAGGTGTCACCGTCGCCGGCTCCTCCGTCGCCTGCGCTCCCGTCCGCAGATCCCCCTCCGCCGAGCGTCGCTCCGTCGTCGACCCCGCTTGTTCGGCTCACGTATCTGATCGTGACCGCGATCGGAAACGCCGCCGTCTCGTTCTCCTCGGCGGCCATCAGCCGCTCGTTGTGCGCCTCGACGGCCTCCCGAAACTCGGCCGCCGCAGCCGCGCCCTTCTCCGTGTCGCTGGCGCTGACCGCGACGCCGACGACGGTCGGTCCGCCTCCGGCCGCCCCCCCGCTCGTCTCACCGTCAGCCGGGACGCCGCGGACGTCTCGGACGATCAGGTCAGCCGAGGTGCCGAGCGACGCGCCCTCGACGGGGACCGCGGTGAGCGCGGGCGCGTTTTCGACCGCCTCGGCGTACGGCGAGTCGTCGTCGACGCCAATCCGGTAGACGTCGCGGTCGACATCGAGTCCGACGACGCCGGCCGCGAGGCCGCCGCCGACCACGCCGCCCACGACGACGAGGAGCGCGAGCGCCGCGAGCAGCGTTCGGCGGTCGACGCCGCCGCCCGCGCGGGCGGTCTCCCATCGGGCGACCCGGAGCACCCTCCGGAGTCGGTCGATCACTCGACACCCTCCGGTTCGTTCGGCACCTGCTCGCTCGTCTCCTCGTCTGCGGCGTCGTCGCTGGTGCCGGCCGTGTACCGCCCCGGCATCGGACGGCCGACGATGTCGAGGAAGACGTCTTCGAGGCTCGGTTCGCGCGTGCGGATGTCGACCACCTCACCGCCCGCGGCCGTCACCGCCTCGCGGACCGCCTCGACCGCCGTCATCGTCGGCACCGCGGTCCGGAACCGGTCGCCGACCTCGACCGTGAGCGCCGGCGCGTCGTCCGACTCGCCCACCCCGTTGTCAGACTCGCCCGCCCCGTCGTCCGCGATGTCACTCACTTCATCGTCCGCGAGGTCGGCGAGCGCGTCGGTTTGGCTCGGTGCGACGTCGGAGAACACATGGTAGGTCGTCTCGCCATGTCGCTCGCGGATCCCGTCGACGCTCCCGCGAGCGACGATTCGCCCCTCGTTCATCACGACGACGCGGTCGCAGACGGATTCGACGTGATAGAGGTTGTGCGCCGAGAACACGACCGTCTTTCCGGCCTCGCGTAGCTCGCGGGTGAACTGGAGCACGGAGTCCGTCGTCACCGGATCCAGTCCCGAGGCCGGCTCGTCGTACACGAGCACGTCCGGATCGTTGACGAGCGACCGCGCGATGGCGACCTTCCGTTTCATCCCCTTGGACATGTCTCCGAGCCGGCGCTCGCGGTGGTCGAGCTGGAGCCGGTCGAGTGCGGACTCGATCCGCTCGTCCGCGACGTCTCCCGGGACGTCGTAGAGGTCGGCGAAAAAGCGGAGGTACGACCGCGGCGTCATCTCCTCGTACAGCGGCGACTCCTCGGGGAGGAAGCCGAGCCGGCGGCGCATCTCTGGATCGTCGGAGTCGAAGCCGGCGACAGTCACCTCGCCGTCGGTCGGTTCGACGAGCCCCGAGAGCACCTTGAGAGTCGTCGTCTTTCCCGCTCCGTTCGGGCCGACGATGCCGAACACCTCGCCCTCTCCGACGGAGAACGTGCTGTCGACGACGGCGGCGAACTCCCCGTACGTCTTCCGTAGGCCCGCCACCTCGATCATGCGTCGCGATCTGCCCTCTGTCGGGTTAAACCCACCTCCGCGGTTATCGCCGCCGAGAACGCTCGCCGGTACGCTTACAGGACCGGTCGACGAACACGCTGGCAATGACCGACGCGGGGGAGACCGGCAACGGCGCTGACCGCCGAGTCGGCGCTGACCCCGACCGCGGGCGTGAACGCAACTGCGACGTCAACCGCAGGCGTGACGTCGACCGCGAGGGCAACCGCGACGTCGACCGCGGGACCGAGATCGATCCCGCGGTCGCGGCGACCGCCCGAGAGGAACTGCGCACGACGGTCACCTATCAGGTCGAGCGGCTCCGCGAGATCGACACCAAGGCCATCGAGATTCTCAAGGCGAATCTGGTTCTCATCGGCATCGTCGTCACGGGCGGCTCGCTCGTCGTGCAGACCGAGTTCGACCTCGGCGGCTTCCTCAACCCCTTCACGCTCGCAGGCGGCGTGATTCTGCTCGTCTCGACCGGGCTGGCGGCCGTCACCTACACCGCCTCCGACCTCCGAGGCGGACTCACCATCGCCGACGTCGACGCCCTGATCGCCGCCGAACGAGCCCGCAGCGGCGGCGAGAACGGACTGGGAGCCGACGCGCGCGACGCGACCGCTGACGACGAGGCCCGTGACGCGACCGCTGACGACGACGCGCACGGCGAGCCGCCGGCGGGCTTCGACGAGCGGCTGCTGCGCAGCTACGCCGAGTGGATCGACTACAACGCCCGCGTCATGGCCGTCAACGATCTGCTCGCGACAGTGACCGTCCTCTTGGTCTTCCTCGCGTTCGTCTACGTCGTCGCGGGGGTCGTGACCGGCGCGGTTGGACTCTCGGCGACGGAACTGTGGACCACGTTTGCCGTCTTGACGCTGTTCGCGGGCGGGTTCACATGGGTCGCCGCGCACATGGATCACCTCGGGCCCGAGACGCGGCACGCCGCGGCGTCGTTCGAGGGCGTGCAGATCTCCAAGGGGGCGGACCGAAGCGAGGCGTGGTCGTCGCTCCGCGCGATGATCGGGCGCGAGCCGCCCACGGAACCACCGGAACCGGACACCACACCACCTGACAGGACACGAGACGGGACGCGCGAGGACTAATCGCGGCTCCCGGGCGCTGCAAAATGGACGCAGACGTCGATCGAACGAGACCGCTACTCCTCTTTTTCCGCTGTTTCTCCCGGAACGCGCCCTCGCTCCCAGACGGCGTGAGCGGAGGTGCCGTTCGGCTGTCGGGCGTCGCCAGCGGCCCACTCGACCGTGTGTGCGGCCTCGACCGCGCGGTCGACGTTGGCCGGCGTCCCACGCGGGACCTCGCCGAGCGTTTCGCCGGTCGCCGGCTCCGGCTCGCGGACCTTCCCGAGCGAGAACTCGGCGAGCTACTCGCCGTCGACGTGCCGTTTGTTGATGTCTGCCATGTGTGTCGTTCGCGATCGTGAACAATCACCTCCGGTAGGGTATCGACTGGACGTCGCGAGACCGGATCACTCTCCCGTGGCGGCCGCGTCGCCGCTTGGACCGGTCGTCGTTGCGCGCTTTTCGAGTTCCCCGTTCAGTGCCGCGGCGTCGAAGTCGTGATCGGGACGGATGGCGACGAAATCGAGGAACCGTCGGGCGGCGAGCAGTTCCGCGGTCGAGTAGCTCGTGAGTGCGGCGTCGACGGCCGTGGACGCACCGACGAGCGGTTCGAGGGCGGCGAGCGCGCTCGCTAAGTCGTACGAGCGCGCCGACTCGCGTCCGTCGCCGCCCACGTTCGTCGCGTCGATGACGTAGAGGTCGCCGTCGCGAACGAGCACGTTCTCAGCACGGAGGTCGCCGTGTGCGAGCCCGGCGTCGTGGATCGTCCGAAGGGTGTCGAAAAGCGCCGGCGCGAGCGCGGCGACCGTCTCGTTCTCGAGGTCGTCGAGGGTCCGAAACTCGGGGAGGTACTCCAACACGAGCACGCCGAGGTCGCCGACCGAGAACGCCTCGACGGGTTCCGGGGCGTTCACACCGAGCTCGCGGACCTTCCGGGTCGCTTCCAGTTCGTGGAGAGCCATCTCGTAGGGGGTCTCGTGGCGCTCGAAGAACCCCTCGGTCCCCGCCGAGAAGGCTCCGAGGTTCCGTCCGGTGGTGAAGAGCGCGTGAACCAGCGTGTTCTGTCGCGTGATCACCTTCACGAACAGGTCGTCGTCGACGACCATCGGCGTCGACAGCCAGTTGTCGGCGTCGAGAAAGCGCACTCGCATCTCGTCGCGGTCGTACCGGTCCGC is drawn from Halorubrum sp. BV1 and contains these coding sequences:
- a CDS encoding 3-dehydroquinate synthase II — protein: MTRTVWVKADGSVGDWEARKRRITAAIEAGADWVLVDEGDVGRVRELGDVNVAAFRSEADVIDDAESDAEADAYFVGKGGEGDGTIDLPDDFAGSADLSTIRRRDDRAQGAYVRVLGTEYEAFAEAAAEDAEFTVIVGEDWSIIPLENLIARVGEETHLVAGATTAAEAKTAFETLEIGADGVLLDADSPDEIRGAVDARDAADRETLDLRHAEVTAIEQTGMADRVCIDTGSLMDDDEGMLIGSMSRGLFFVHAETAESPYVESRPFRVNAGAVHAYVRNPEGGTNYLAELSSGDEVQVVDTDGHTREAIVGRVKIEKRPMFRLQAEVETDDGVDRVETLIQNAETVKVATAEGKTAVTDLEAGDEVLVYYEDVARHFGEAVEESIIEK
- a CDS encoding carboxypeptidase M32, which translates into the protein MATEAAADDASDAPDAYDALLDRVRRWNAVGSAAGVLGWDQQVMMPEGGTPARSRQLSALSSVRHEMITDAETGELLDRLADADLSDKQAAVVREVSREYERADAVPRELVEEISEASTEALQAWEAAKAEDDFDRFAPHLQRHVELKREYAEHIDPDRDPYAVLFEEYEPCLSMERTEAILDELRETLVPLIDAIRESDADLAVDTFEGQFPEDDQEALARDALDLVGYDFDRGRLDVSSHPFTSGNQFDCRITTRFDESDPLGAIGSTIHEYGHAQYALGLPKEQFGTPLGDDRDLSVHESQSRLWENHVGRSRAFWERFLPTFHERFPETADATVEDAYEAVNQVYEDNLIRVEADELTYHLHIVVRFEIERDLVRGDLAVEDVPEVWNDKYEEYLGIRPENDAEGCLQDIHWSHGNFGYFPTYSLGSVMAAQLYAAAESEIDDLDAKTADGEFDDLQEWLAANVHRHGARYETNELVERATGEELSADAFTDYVEKKYGELYGV
- a CDS encoding low specificity L-threonine aldolase; amino-acid sequence: MTDDDFIDLRSDTVTRPSDAMRDAAATAEVGDDVYRDDPTVNELERRAAEAVGTEAALFVPSGTMANQIAVRVHTDHGQELLLDRESHIYRWELAGAATLSGAQTRPVDAGARCVPTADRVRAETVTEDLHRPGTGLLALENTHNYRGGRAVPVDRIDAAAAAAHEGGVPVHLDGARVFNAAVALGVEASEIVAPVDSVTFCLSKGLGAPVGSILAGEAAFIEEARRVRKLFGGGMRQAGMIAAPGLLALESVDRLADDHANAERLAAGVDAIDGVDAAEPDTNIVVADTERAGIPASDLVAACEERGVGCVEFDTHTARFTTHRDVDAADVDTAVERVGDVIADLTA
- a CDS encoding ABC transporter permease translates to MDSRLTIAGRELAGLRAEKTILLAIGIQLFIAAFSSFLVVGLVSMYDPGALDAAEIEVAASGDAVDGLERAAADVESVGVTTYADAGAARRAFDRNAADAVVVANRVDAGDGGGDRIAVRVTAPDATVETTVLVVQLREVLRAYELDERRDRAAHLTESPLPLPAQSGSSPYFTFTYTVLIPVLVFLPVFISGSLVVDSITEEIDEGTLELLRVAPVTLGEIVDGKALAAVAIAPAQALLWLLLLRANGTPVANVPTILVLMTALTTLVVALAVAISALAPDRRAAQFLYSLGVLGLFGGATAMAGGPANAVARLAIGSADATTTALAAAYVGIAAVGYVGVRRIVAENGFGR
- a CDS encoding ABC transporter permease, translated to MIDRLRRVLRVARWETARAGGGVDRRTLLAALALLVVVGGVVGGGLAAGVVGLDVDRDVYRIGVDDDSPYAEAVENAPALTAVPVEGASLGTSADLIVRDVRGVPADGETSGGAAGGGPTVVGVAVSASDTEKGAAAAAEFREAVEAHNERLMAAEENETAAFPIAVTIRYVSRTSGVDDGATLGGGGSADGSAGDGGAGDGDTSDDGTAGGGVSDAPGAAADGGDGGDGGDGDLAVPSIAGGTFGAATVGSPGSISPPFPFVSLLLAFVFLVPMNFLIQAYGSSILDERTNRRGEPLLVTPLSPVEIVAGKTLPYVALAAAVTTLIALAVGGGPLSVVAVFPVALAFLGATFVGAMFARSFKELTFVTVGVSVLLTTYAFVPAIFTNVTPVALVSPLTLVVFDLQGEAVSAGDVLFATTPMSIGAGLLFALGLGVYREEDMFTQKPVGRKFLDALAVRLAPVGGDAHRGRGTGARGRLRALAPVALLTACAIPFVFVAELMAVALLFALPITVSIPVLLVTIAFVEEVAKSVHLYAGFERGVFARTDRVAVAVGAASAVGFFLAEKATAVVQAVGLTELYVGRAAFGGVAGLEGLSVPVLVALAFAPLALHGVATAVTAVGASRGRTRYVLTLALATLLHAAYNFAVVSVHG
- a CDS encoding ABC transporter ATP-binding protein is translated as MIEVAGLRKTYGEFAAVVDSTFSVGEGEVFGIVGPNGAGKTTTLKVLSGLVEPTDGEVTVAGFDSDDPEMRRRLGFLPEESPLYEEMTPRSYLRFFADLYDVPGDVADERIESALDRLQLDHRERRLGDMSKGMKRKVAIARSLVNDPDVLVYDEPASGLDPVTTDSVLQFTRELREAGKTVVFSAHNLYHVESVCDRVVVMNEGRIVARGSVDGIRERHGETTYHVFSDVAPSQTDALADLADDEVSDIADDGAGESDNGVGESDDAPALTVEVGDRFRTAVPTMTAVEAVREAVTAAGGEVVDIRTREPSLEDVFLDIVGRPMPGRYTAGTSDDAADEETSEQVPNEPEGVE
- a CDS encoding RIO1 family regulatory kinase/ATPase, with the translated sequence MELRQLVRGRVDWPDIERVVRELADRYDRDEMRVRFLDADNWLSTPMVVDDDLFVKVITRQNTLVHALFTTGRNLGAFSAGTEGFFERHETPYEMALHELEATRKVRELGVNAPEPVEAFSVGDLGVLVLEYLPEFRTLDDLENETVAALAPALFDTLRTIHDAGLAHGDLRAENVLVRDGDLYVIDATNVGGDGRESARSYDLASALAALEPLVGASTAVDAALTSYSTAELLAARRFLDFVAIRPDHDFDAAALNGELEKRATTTGPSGDAAATGE